In Pochonia chlamydosporia 170 chromosome 3, whole genome shotgun sequence, the following are encoded in one genomic region:
- a CDS encoding glycoprotein X (similar to Metarhizium robertsii ARSEF 23 XP_007822495.1) — protein MRLVTWIGLLASLAVAFPGPDFDVEARGVMTVDLDAYPDSVVKGQCNECCPTTIRTVITKVTTTIYQEKTIYTTATEHDVTTKLEYTTKYITTTALSTYTTSHPVTVTKTVDCEPSYPSYPSYKRGIDGQRLEGRTNCKTITVTSWATTTATRTVTGIESIVTTKTVDRPTTIHDTRTIIGTTTLWVPTTYIETKTIVSERPVTLTVDNTIYTTKSTTIYTTLVSTITTSYPVVTTITAPGQTITAPGQTVTAPGQTQTQTQIQTQTVTAPGQNITQTLPGQTVTVPGQPSTITFTLPGVTKTLDGTTVVVTTTRTLPQSTIRITEKQGTRTVTQPASTVVETRTITLPPTTVDKPPSTVTVSPIFNVTLCPTPTGISVPLTPKSNRTFGCDPGYVCNPPKPNGCNLWPEPPSDNYLCSPQHCIPSPPRTNVTWDECETSYYPPSYGYFNLNPEAFGLSYDIFEYEVIHKTINGKPTTITTGNWASQSSLTAWPKPKPTTSQSVPSYGYVYPRDSNYSNSKCKKSKRAITPAVCFSMCNQAFNIGQELGKSDKLCEEGSSFRSTFDSCTTCIKNNSVGDTVTDYVEPRFHQFLDFCKGRKPEQPPTASPTTPEPAVTQQPTVATSTQVQTSQPSFTPVPSDPSTVVPPVSSTSVVVSTGNSVSSTQIVPSSQQSSQVVSSSPTGGKSTTTVREVTTTTQPQTTPATSGSSTAPGSSHPGSGSTTTASSTSNGNTNTHIISSETGSGTAAGTTETTSIGNGNGSGPSDTITSTGTSSPPVVTAAASRTSRRFASSAAMAVACVLVVMW, from the exons ATGCGTCTTGTTACTTGGATAGGGCTTCTTGCAAGCCTTGCTGTGGCATTTCCTGGGCCGGATTTCGACGTGGAGGCTCGAGGAGTAATGACGGTGGACTTGGATGCGTATCCAGATTCTGTTGTTAAAGGACAATGCAATGAGTGCTGCCCGACTACAATCAGGACAGTAATTACGAAAGTCAC TACCACAATCTACCAGGAGAAAACG ATATACACAACTGCAACAGAGCACGATGTTACTACCAAACTGGAATATACGACCAAGTATATTACCACGACGGCATTGTCAACTTACACAACT TCGCATCCTGTGACGGTAACCAAGACTGTCGA CTGCGAACCTTCATATCCCTCATATCCTTCATACAAACGCGGAATTGACGGCCAGAGACTTGAAGGCCGCACAAACTGCAAGACAATAACAGTAACATCGTGGGCCAcgacaacagccaccagGACAGTCACGGGCATCGAGTCCATCGTCACGACCAAGACGGTCGACAGGCCGACGACAATTCACGACACAcgcaccatcatcggcacAACTACCCTTTGGGTACCGACCACATACATCGAGACCAAAACCATCGTCAGCGAGCGTCCCGTCACCCTGACCGTCGACAACACCATCTACACCACCAAATCGACCACCATCTACACAACGCTCGTCtcaaccatcaccacgagCTACCCCGTCGTCACCACAATCACCGCACCCGGCCAGACGATAACAGCACCAGGTCAAACCGTAACAGCACCCGGTCAGACGCAGACTCAAACCCAGATCCAGACGCAGACCGTCACTGCACCAGGCCAAAACATCACTCAGACACTCCCAGGACAAACCGTCACCGTCCCCGGCCAACCCAGCACCATCACCTTCACCCTCCCCGGCGTCACGAAAACCCTAGACGGCACCACCGTCGTGGTAACCACAACCAGAACCCTCCCCCAGTCAACTATCCGCATCACCGAGAAACAAGGCACCCGAACAGTCACCCAGCCCGCATCAACCGTCGTCGAAACACGCACAATCACCCTTCCACCCACCACGGTCGACAAACCACCCAGCACAGTCACCGTATCCCCCATCTTCAACGTCACTCTCTGCCCAACACCAACCGGCATCTCCGTGCCCCTGACGCCAAAGTCCAACCGCACATTCGGCTGCGACCCAGGCTACGTGTGCAATCCGCCCAAACCCAACGGATGCAATCTGTGGCCAGAACCCCCATCGGACAACTACCTCTGCAGTCCGCAACACTGTATCCCCTCTCCGCCCCGAACAAACGTCACTTGGGATGAGTGCGAGACGAGCTACTACCCCCCCTCATACGGGtacttcaacctcaaccccgAAGCCTTCGGTCTCTCCTACGACATATTCGAGTACGAAGTCATACACAAGACCATCAACGGGAaacccaccaccatcacaaccgGAAACTGGGCCTCCCAATCCTCACTCACAGCCTGGCCGAAACCCAAGCCCACTACATCCCAATCCGTCCCCTCATACGGATATGTATACCCCCGAGACTCCAACTACTCAAACAGCAAGTGCAAAAAGTCCAAGAGAGCAATCACCCCCGCCGTCTGCTTCAGCATGTGCAACCAAGCCTTTAATATCGGCCAGGAGCTCGGCAAGTCGGACAAGTTGTGCGAGGAGGGATCCTCCTTCAGGAGCACCTTTGACAGCTGCACCACCTGCATCAAGAACAACTCCGTGGGCGACACCGTAACCGACTATGTAGAGCCGCGGTTCCACCAGTTTTTGGACTTTTGCAAGGGCAGAAAGCCGGAGCAGCCGCCGACGGCGTCGCCTACGACCCCTGAGCCGGCTGTCACGCAGCAGCCGACTGTGGCGACGAGCACGCAGGTCCAGACAAGTCAGCCGAGCTTTACGCCTGTGCCGTCTGATCCTTCTACCGTGGTGCCTCCTGTGTCGAGTACGTCTGTGGTGGTGAGCACGGGGAATAGTGTGTCGTCTACGCAGATTGTGCCTTCGTCTCAGCAGAGCTCGCAGGTTGTTTCGTCGAGTCCTACGGGTGGCAAGTCGACGACGACTGTGCGGGAAGTGACTACTACTACTCAACCGCAGACTACTCCTGCTACAAGCGGGAGCAGCACTGCTCCTGGAAGTAGTCATCCCGGTTCTGGCAGCACTACCACCGCCTCAAGCACAAGTAATGGTAATACTAATACACACATCATCAGCAGTGAGACAGGATCAGGAACCGCTGCAGGCACAACTGAAACCACAAGCATTGGAAATGGCAACGGCAGTGGTCCCAGCGACACCATCACAAGCACGGGGACATCATCTCCCCCCGTTGTCACCGCCGCCGCTTCCCGCACCTCGCGGCGTTTTGCTTCTTCCGCAGCAATGGCTGTGGCTTgcgtccttgtcgtcatgtGGTAA
- a CDS encoding galactose oxidase/kelch, beta-propeller (similar to Cordyceps militaris CM01 XP_006666091.1), with product MRIGSGAKLAICVAVSVPCDAQFRNWQSDQVNTSICVWSQPRAALIRDTVYLDGGEIWWTPGLASGELGQVFGSSNPEGIVLSYNFSESFSKGSNVTGILVKDKLSKARGGLSSGISSEPSYYDGGMLANDAEFFLYGGALFANKELYDAPAANEVLGYRKYPYGPDKPLWGTSFTGRKLNDGVTRYVAYGGAVSAPSENKAWYFSGLTSPTRGPIEYNAPPNGTTLATNVSNTLIELDMAEQIFEKWSNITLPDKVKGRANPEVVWVPVGKQGILVVLGGVVYPEWSSVSRSSPNASESKLRSPDFMRLIDIYDIANKEWYQQPTEGGPGTRTRGCAVVATAADKSSFNIYYYGGFDGIRMKDDFYDDVWVLSLPSFTWTLLNKGTPVHGRSGHKCFMPYPDQMMVIGGYTPLRGASITCLDQGPIVVFNLTSGSWMDGYSPSKYGEYGVHEKITANIGGTASGGATATAPLPSGWASKGLGEVFSTAYDTKKMKQYWPYKSSSSPQPTATTSIPDDSAQSQSNLLSIILPAVLVPVAVAIGIGVAIWYFCVKKRRSAASSSASTAVESGLNIVNWVRGQGAFKRSMMSESPDKLESEASPASPDGLREGSVVAASPVVEKTETLPHEMEDTQVSELCDTSSPAELHDTGFTPMSAFQHKFASFASEVPYSPSSPSQSNGQWGADGASAASQSPNVERQWMESPMLANWSQLPSELATPHVSILGVPSQAPGSENITAEDDAREDGQVSPETAPERVGSDYITAGNIISPLGRSPSGATEDRLFHDEH from the exons ATGCGGATCGGTTCAGGGGCGAAGCTGGCAATCTGCGTTGCGGTGTCCGTCCCATGCGATGCTCAGTTTCGCAACTGGCAGAGTGATCAGGTGAACACTAGTATTTGCGTATGGAGTCAACCAAGAG CTGCGTTGATTCGTGATACCGTCTATCTCGATGGCGGTGAGATATGGTGGACTCCCGGTCTGGCCTCCGGAGAACTTGGACAGGTTTTTGGCTCAA GCAACCCAGAAGGGATCGTTTTATCTTACAACTTCTCTGAATCCTTCTCAAAAGGCTCCAATGTCACTGGTATACTGGTGAAGGATAAGCTCTCCAAGGCAAGGGGTGGATTATCGAGTGGCATCAGCTCAGAGCCAAGCTACTACGATGGAGGCATGTTGGCCAACGATGCCGAATTCTTCCTTTACGGAGGTGCGTTATTCGCCAACAAAGAATTATACGATGCGCCGGCAGCGAATGAAGTACTAGGCTATCGCAAGTACCCCTATGGTCCAGACAAACCTTTATGGGGCACATCATTCACTGGACGTAAATTGAACGATGGCGTAACTCGGTACGTTGCTTATGGCGGTGCTGTCAGCGCTCCGTCAGAAAATAAGGCATGGTACTTTTCTGGCCTCACATCTCCGACCAGGGGCCCGATAGAATATAATGCTCCCCCTAATGGTACGACACTGGCTACAAACGTGTCCAACACGCTGATTGAGCTGGACATGGCGGAGCAGATTTTCGAAAAGTGGTCCAACATAACTCTGCCAGACAAAGTCAAGGGACGAGCCAACCCTGAGGTTGTCTGGGTACCCGTCGGGAAGCAGGGCATTCTCGTGGTTTTGGGCGGCGTTGTATATCCAGAGTGGTCATCTGTAAGCCGTTCCTCACCGAATGCGTCGGAAAGT AAACTGAGGAGTCCGGACTTTATGCGTCTGATTGATATTTATGACATCGCCAACAAGGAATGGTATCAACAACCAACTGAAGGTGGCCCAGGGACAAGAACTCGAGGTTGTGCGGTCGTAGCAACCGCCGCGGACAAatccagcttcaacataTACTACTACGGCGGTTTCGACGGAATACGCATGAAGGACGACTTCTACGACGACGTTTGGGTCCTGTCGCTACCTTCTTTCACATGGACACTGCTGAACAAGGGAACGCCCGTCCATGGTCGTTCAGGACACAAATGCTTCATGCCATACCCGGATCAAATGATGGTTATTGGAGGTTATACCCCCCTCAGAGGAGCTTCAATCACCTGTTTAGACCAAGGGCCCATCGTGGTCTTCAACTTGACGAGTGGATCATGGATGGACGGGTACTCGCCCTCAAAATATGGCGAGTACGGCGTTCACGAAAAGATAACCGCAAATATCGGAGGCACAGCATCCGGAGGAGCCACGGCCACAGCTCCCCTGCCATCCGGATGGGCATCAAAGGGCTTAGGTGAAGTCTTTTCAACGGCATATGACACGAAGAAAATGAAGCAATACTGGCCGTATaagtcttcgtcgtcgccgcaACCGACGGCCACAACTTCTATCCCAGATGACTCTGCGCAATCTCAAAGCAATCTGCTTTCTATTATTCTTCCGGCGGTTCTCGTCCCCGTAGCTGTTGCAATTGGAATCGGCGTGGCAATCTGGTACTTCTGCGTCAAGAAGAGGAGGTCTGCTGCTTCGTCGTCAGCCTCGACGGCAGTTGAAAGTGGACTGAACATTGTTAACTGGGTTAGAGGCCAGGGGGCGTTCAAGAGGTCCATGATGAGTGAATCGCCTGATAAGCTGGAGAGTGAGGCTTCTCCCGCTTCTCCAGATGGGTTGAGGGAGGGGagtgttgttgctgcttcgcCGGTGGTAGAGAAAACGGAGACGTTGCCTCATGAGATGGAAGATACGCAAGTTTCTGAGCTTTGTG ATACGTCCTCACCCGCAGAACTACACGACACTGGCTTCACGCCGATGAGTGCATTCCAACACAAATTCGCCTCCTTTGCGTCCGAAGTACCATATTCGCCATCTAGTCCCTCTCAATCCAACGGACAATGGGGCGCAGATGGCGCAAGCGCTGCTTCCCAATCACCGAATGTTGAAAGACAATGGATGGAGTCTCCCATGCTGGCCAACTGGTCACAATTACCCTCCGAATTAGCGACACCTCATGTCTCTATTCTTGGGGTTCCTTCACAAGCCCCTGGCTCTGAGAATATCACCGCCGAAGATGATGCTCGCGAAGATGGGCAAGTGTCTCCGGAGACGGCGCCAGAGAGGGTCGGCAGCGACTACATCACTGCTGGGAATATAATCAGCCCGTTGGGTAGAAGTCCGTCTGGGGCAACTGAGGACCGATTATTTCACGATGAGCATTAG
- a CDS encoding DNA-binding protein hgh1 protein (similar to Togninia minima UCRPA7 XP_007911290.1) encodes MPTELEELVGFIAHPNPQIRLAATENLVPYSTAEPAIFKTEELKPIKNLKLLIRDHPKIAEHVLTMLVNLSGDPEILDDLAKDDKFVGVVLDHIVGQQEPNANLLAMLLANLAKQDSLKSILERKQSAPEALSSDDSIMNQLMDLFVKGQDGAYNKKADYDYLAYVFADLSKHDSIRSYFLTEQKYDQVIPLTKIRVFTEHKSDVRRKGVASTIKNVAFDIDSHPAFLDEDGINLLPYVLLPITGNEEYDVEDTMEMLPDLQLLSPDKKRDPDSKNIQTHIETLTLLTTTREGRDLMRRVKVYPIIRETHIRVDDEDVREACERLVQVLMRDEEGEGKEEDGLSNRVQEIDEDDELVEV; translated from the exons ATGCCGACGGAACTGGAAGAG CTCGTGGGCTTCATTGCCCATCCCAACCCTCAGATCCGTCTGGCTGCCACTGAGAATCTAGTGCCATATTCCACTGCTGAGCCTGCAATTTTCAAAACGGAAGAGCTTAAGCCCATCAAGaacttgaagctcttgattCGGGATCACCCT AAAATTGCGGAACATGtcttgacaatgttggtcaACTTATCAGGAGACCCTGAAATTTTGGACGACTTGGCAAAAGACGACAAGTTTGTCGGTGTAGTACTGGATCACATCGTT GGTCAACAAGAGCCCAATGCCAACCTACTAGCCATGCTCCTCGCCAATCTCGCCAAACAAGACAGTCTGAAATCCATCCTGGAAAGAAAGCAGTCCGCCCCAGAGGCCCTCAGCTCCGACGACTCCATCATGAACCAGCTCATGGACCTCTTCGTCAAGGGCCAAGACGGCGCATACAACAAGAAAGCTGACTACGACTACCTCGCCTACGTGTTTGCCGATCTATCCAAACACGACAGCATCCGGAGCTACTTTCTAACCGAACAGAAATACGACCAAGTCATCCCCCTCACTAAAATCAGAGTCTTCACAGAGCACAAGTCCGACGTGAGAAGAAAAGGCGTCGCGAGCACCATTAAAAACGTCGCCTTTGACATTGACTCCCACCCTGCGTTCCTGGACGAAGACGGCATTAATCTCCTGCCGTACGTGCTGCTGCCTATTACTGGAAATGAAGAGTACGACGTGGAGGACACGATGGAGATGTTGCCGGATTTGCAGCTCCTGTCGCCTGACAAGAAGAGAGATCCGGATAGCAAGAATATCCAGACACATATCGAGACGTTGACgttgttgacgacgacgagagaAGGCAGGGATCTGATGAGGAGGGTCAAGGTGTATCCGATTATTAGGGAGACTCATATACgggtggatgatgaggatgtgaGAGAGGCGTGCGAGCGGCTGGTGCAGGTTTTGATGAgagatgaagagggcgaggggaaggaggaggatggttTGAGTAACAGGGTGCaagagattgatgaggatgacgagcttgttgaggTTTAA
- a CDS encoding rRNA processing protein Bystin (similar to Aspergillus oryzae RIB40 XP_001823756.1) — protein sequence MPKAITPKADRPARRHNPLENDILATGLLRNKPSKKSKNTGDADESFVDSKASKNILRIGRELAEEENAERASFATEPTVDTFGYNSRFDDNLDGEEGKTYDDDEAWGDDDEVVEEIEVDPEDLEMYKKFMPDEEDDLLKHGWDLKPSGDAVEGESRNLADIILQKIAAHEAAEARKDADVPIDDYELPPKVVEVYTKIGEILSRYKSGPLPKPFKILPTIPHWEEILEITRPDRWTPNACFQATRIFVSHKPIVVQRFLEMVVLEKVREDIYENKKLNVHLFNSLKKALYKPSAFFKGFLFPLIGSGTCTLREAHIISAVLARVSVPVLHSAAALKGLCEIAAQEASQGSEGGGATNIFIRTLLEKKYALPYQVIDALVFHFLRFRSEDPASVQEGDAMAGVSGEGDVKTKLPVIWHQSLLAFAQRYKGDITEDQREALLDLLLGHGHSAIGPEVRRELLAGRGRGVPLEPQGEALDGDDTMAIDS from the exons ATGCCCAAAGCTATTACTCCCAAGGCCGATCGCCCGGCCCGGCGTCACAACCCTCTCGAAAACGATATCCTCGCCACCGGTCTATTGCgcaacaagcccagcaagAAATCTAAAAATACTGGAGATGCCGACGAGAGTTTTGTCGACTCCAAGGCCTCAAAGAACATTTTGAGGATTGGTCGTGAGCttgctgaagaagagaatgccGAAAGAGCGTCCTTTGCTACTGAGCCAACCGTTGATACCTTCGGCTACAACTCTCGATTTGACGACAACCttgatggcgaagagggcAAGACttatgacgatgatgaggcatggggagacgacgacgaggtAGTGGAAGAGATTGAAGTCGATCCCGAAGACCTTGAGATGTATAAAAAATTTATGCctgacgaggaggacgacTTGTTGAAGCACGGCTGGGATCTCAAGCCCTCTGGTGACgctgttgaaggcgagaGCCGGAATCTCGCTGACATTATTCTGCAAAAAATCGCAGCACacgaggctgctgaagcCAGGAAAGATGCCGATGTACCCATCGACGACTACGAGCTACCGCCCAAGGTGGTAGAGGTATACACAAA AATTGGTGAGATTTTGTCCCGCTACAAGTCTGGCCCTTTGCCCAAACCATTCAAGATTCTCCCAACCATTCCCCATTGGGAGGAAATTCTCGAAATCACCCGACCAGATCGCTGGACACCCAACGCCTGTTTCCAAGCCACTCGAATCTTTGTTTCTCATAAGCCAATCGTTGTTCAGCGATTTTTGGAAATGGTCGTGTTGGAAAAGGTCCGCGAAGACATTTACGAAAATAAGAAGTTGAATGTCCACCTGTTCAACTCCCTAAAGAAGGCCCTTTACAAGCCATCCGCCTTCTTCAAGGGTTTTCTCTTCCCCCTCATTGGCAGCGGCACTTGCACCCTGAGAGAAGCACACATCATTTCTGCAGTTCTTGCCCGAGTCTCGGTCCCTGTTTTGCACTCTGCTGCAGCCCTCAAGGGCCTGTGCGAAATTGCTGCCCAAGAAGCTTCCCAGGGAAGCGAAGGAGGTGGTGCTACAAATATCTTTATCAGGACACTACTGGAGAAGAAGTACGCCCTACCCTACCAAGTTATTGACGCTCTCGTGTTTCACTTCCTCCGATTCCGTAGCGAAGATCCTGCCAGCGTTCAAGAGGgtgatgccatggctggagtCTCGGGTGAGGGCGACGTCAAGACGAAGCTGCCCGTCATCTGGCACCAAAGCCTGTTGGCATTTGCGCAACGATACAAGGGCGACATTACCGAAGATCAGCGCGAAGCGCTTCTCGATCTACTTCTCGGTCACGGCCATTCTGCAATTGGCCCCGAGGTGCGACGAGAACTATTAGCCGGACGAGGACGTGGTGTTCCCTTGGAACCGCAGGGTGAAGCtctggatggtgatgatacCATGGCAATTGACTCTTAG
- a CDS encoding RNA polymerase II accessory factor, Cdc73 (similar to Cordyceps militaris CM01 XP_006666088.1) — protein sequence MQPQKDGDIAGPEVNALSPDAALHTPSIRSGRSRRSEKSDNPQQADAIESKMKPTEQNTMDENDHDQKPESCSHSSTRPQWTSVWSHGIGKTGAWLKEELVHSKLSHKIFGRAPSHRKHPRQSICGISNSSRRGSKCAHKDMQDMFQSTNNSSRSANSQFPGGEAVRVSTPPLDEDTADGKPRGFFTSMTPPDHNSNSSPSPTQSSTQSSPHHGLRRNSLASQPREWWDPMPRRNNRRQQKKEPSAEDFAFDVPEHLPSSPLCPANGRHKSGGKGVCVYHGRRRAKSSLRDAGGRGSTAAFTGGFY from the exons ATGCAGCCGCAGAAGGATGGAGATATCGCAGGCCCAGAAGTGAATGCCTTGTCTCCCGATGCGGCATTGCATACCCCTTCTATTCGATCTGGACGGTCCAGAAGGTCGGAAAAAAGCGACAACCCTCAGCAAGCAGATGCGATTGAGTCTAAAATGAAACCAACAGAACAAAACACC ATGGATGAAAATGACCACGATCAAAAGCCAGAAAGCTGTTCTCACTCAAGTACTCGTCCGCAGTGGACATCTGTGTGGTCtcatggcattggcaaaACAGGAGCATGGTTGAAGGAGGAACTGGTACATTCGAAACTCAGTCACAAAATCTTTGGTAGAGCTCCATCACACCGGAAACACCCTCGCCAGTCAATCTGCGGCATTTCAAACTCGTCGAGACGAGGATCCAAGTGTGCCCATAAGGACATGCAGGATATGTTCCAAAGCACTAACA ATAGTTCCAGATCTGCAAATAGTCAATTTCCAGGAGGA GAAGCTGTTCGAGTCAGCACTCCGCCGCTCGATGAAGACACAGCCGACGGAAAACCAAGAGGTTTCTTTACATCGATGACGCCGCCAGACCATAATTCAAACAGCAGCCCCTCTCCAACGCAATCTTCTACTCAATCGAGTCCTCATCATGGTTTGCGGCGCAACAGtctggcttctcagcctcGAGAGTGGTGGGATCCAATGCCTAGACGTAATAACCGACGGCAGCAGAAAAAGGAGCCCTCTGCCGAGGATTTTGCATTCGATGTCCCCGAGCATTTACCAAGCAGCCCTTTGTGTCCTGCGAATGGTCGACACAAAAGCGGCGGGAAGGGGGTGTGCGTCTACCACGGACGGCGAAGAGCCAAGTCTAGTTTACGGGATGCCGGTGGCCGAGGTAGTACGGCGGCATTTACTGGTGGATTTTACTAG
- a CDS encoding low temperature requirement A (similar to Metarhizium robertsii ARSEF 23 XP_007825480.2) — MASHEHHHHMRERLKFLKTPVADNNSSSHTDHNIDKSGPGEEGVPKLKRYEEPTLLEIFYDLFFAANYTVFSENREVTNHNSFKAYIGYFCLLWLTWFLVASYDVRFVTDSIFERTARALQLGVLVGFAVVAPTFDPSNQKSQTMRTMSLILMFSRAVLAVEYASTLWHVRKYKKCRIPLYVSIGVNIVTMLIYLGITFRFEDNKSSRVFMTWYFISAAEAIFTLITSSVWPVLSFTESHLMKRLTLITAMILGDGLVNIAKEVVTMVKAPQAWDPLTIGLITAGVATIYFVFLIYFDWLRSSFHLPPIRQLIWTALHLPFHLSLVLFMQAFTQYIIWSKVMNVINKLTSSYFSDGSDDPSTVANFTSAQIASYFKNETNYYFSLYPAKMPQTLQTVNLAIQNISSLPDSLWPQLAKLAQTEDETTVSDSNQDPAITFLLSYNSILTSLINNLFQVFGIDLAKDIIQPTQNITQNTGNVNAGMLQNKVTTKTWRRYRLVFAYGYIAAGCCLLLMAIMSVISRTTRWKPWPIIRLIILIILALGTGLISLLWFTSPKDEDEEFQTGSEDLCWRYISTPWVLLTIFIVYTTVLVLTHIGGNGESLKRAGTFLSFKKKQSYEPVDLPMTPGNSWGSASRKGDHDSRQQDQQGRSESPYELHRRGGTRTAHSSSERPTSSYDPLKESTEYRGATHV; from the exons ATGGCGAGCCACgagcaccatcaccacatgcGAGAGAGGCTAAAGTTCCTCAAGACGCCTGTTGCCGACAACAATTCTAGCTCTCACACTGACCACAACATCGATAAGAGCGGCCCTGGGGAAGAAGGAGTTCCCAAGCTTAAGAGA TATGAAGAGCCAACTCTTCTCGAAATCTTTTATGAtctcttctttgccgccaaTTATACCGTATTCTCCGAGAACAGAGAAGTCACCAATcacaacagcttcaaagcATACATTGGATATTTTTG cctcctGTGGCTCACCTGGTTTCTTGTGGCGTCTTACGATGTGCGCTTTGTCACGGACAGTATATTCG AACGTACGGCGAGAGCCCTTCAGCTTGGCGTTCTCGTTGGCTTTGCCGTCGTTGCTCCGACCTTTGACCCATCAAACCAAAAGTCGCAGACAATGAGAACAATGT CTCTCATCCTCATGTTTTCTCGTGCCGTCCTCGCAGTTGAGTACGCTAGCACCTTATGGCATGTGAGAAAATACAAGAAATGTCGAATACCGCTTTATGTAAGCATCGGTGTCAACATTGTTACCATGCTCATATATCTGGGCATCACCTTCCGTTTTGAGGACAATAAAAGCAGCCGAGTCTTCATGACGTGGTACTTTATCTCCGCGGCTGAGGCAATCTTCACCTTGATCACGTCCAGTGTTTGGCCAGTGTTGAGTTTTACAGAGTCTCATCTTATGAAGCGACTCACCTTGATAACGGCCATGATACTCGGAGACGGCCTTGTCAACATTGCAAAGGAGGTGGTAACCATGGTTAAGGCACCACAAGCTTGGG ACCCACTCACAATCGGATTGATTACAGCCGGCGTTGCAACCATCTacttcgtcttcttgatcTACTTTGACTGGCTACGCTCCTCATTCCACCTTCCTCCCATACGACAACTCATCTGGACGGCGCTACATCTACCCTTCCATCTTTCCCTCGTCCTCTTCATGCAAGCCTTCACCCAGTACATTATATGGTCAAAAGTCATGAACGTGATAAACAAATTGACCTCGAGCTATTTTTCAGACGGATCAGACGATCCCTCAACCGTAGCCAATTTCACCTCTGCCCAAATTGCCAGCTACTTCAAGAACGAAACCAACTACTACTTCTCACTGTACCCTGCGAAAATGCCACAAACCTTACAAACTGTCAACCTCGCCATCCAAAATATCTCATCTCTGCCGGATAGCCTGTGGCcgcagcttgccaagctcgCCCAGACAGAAGATGAGACCACCGTTTCCGACAGCAATCAAGACCCTGCCATCACCTTTTTACTGTCCTATAATAGTATTCTAACGTCCTTGATAAACAACCTGTTCCAGGTGTTTGGCATCGATCTTGCCAAGGACATCATTCAGCCAACGCAGAATATTACGCAGAACACTGGTAACGTCAATGCGGGAATGCTTCAAAACAAGGTAACAACCAAGACGTGGCGACGCTATCGACTCGTG TTTGCGTATGGATACATCGCCGCAGGGTgctgcctcctcctcatGGCCATCATGTCAGTGATATCCCGTACGACGCGGTGGAAACCATGGCCAATCATAcgtctcatcatcctcatcattCTGGCCCTTGGAACGGGCCTCATCTCCCTTCTCTGGTTCACCTCGCCaaaggacgaagacgaagaatTCCAAACAGGCTCAGAAGATCTGTGCTGGCGATACATTTCCACTCCCTGGGTATTACTTACCATATTCATTGTTTATACGACTGTTCTTGTCCTTACACATATTGGCGGTAATGGAGAGAGCCTCAAGCGAGCCGGTACCTTTCTGTCGTTTAAGAAAAAGCAATCTTatgaaccagttgaccttccAATGACACCTGGAAACAGCTGGGGCAGTGCGAGTCGTAAGGGCGACCATGACAGCCGGCAGCAAGATCAACAGGGTCGATCGGAATCGCCATACGAGCTGCACCGACGCGGAGGCACTAGGACTGCACACAGCAGCTCCGAGAGACCAACCAGTTCATATGATCCCCTTAAGGagtctacggagtaccgtGGTGCCACTCATGTTTGA